From Microbacterium invictum, the proteins below share one genomic window:
- the secG gene encoding preprotein translocase subunit SecG, which yields MQTIEFVLQVLLGITSLLLTLLILLHKGRGGGLSDMFGGGMTSSLGSSGLAERNLNRFTIVLALVWFITVVALGLITKFQGI from the coding sequence GTGCAGACCATCGAGTTCGTCCTGCAGGTGCTGCTGGGCATCACCAGCCTCCTGCTGACCCTCCTGATCCTCCTTCACAAGGGACGCGGCGGCGGCCTGTCCGACATGTTCGGCGGCGGCATGACCTCGTCACTGGGATCGTCGGGGCTCGCGGAGCGCAACCTCAACCGCTTCACGATCGTGCTCGCACTCGTGTGGTTCATCACGGTCGTCGCACTCGGCCTCATCACGAAGTTCCAGGGGATCTGA
- the tpiA gene encoding triose-phosphate isomerase, whose amino-acid sequence MAAVTGGGRTPLIAGNWKMNLDHLQAVAFVQKLHWTLKDAAHEDGSVEVAVFPPFTDIRTVQTLLDADKIPFALGAQDLSTKDAGAYTGEVSGAFLAKLSARYVIIGHSERREYHHEGDEIVAEKVQAALRHGLVPVICVGETAADLEEFGAAAVPVGQLEKALDGVPADADIVVAYEPVWAIGSGQAATPQQAQDVCAKLREVIGQKLGADAAERTRVLYGGSVKSGNIASFMREPDVDGALVGGASLLVDEFAAIIRYQKHVGV is encoded by the coding sequence ATGGCAGCAGTGACAGGTGGCGGCCGGACGCCGCTCATCGCCGGCAACTGGAAGATGAACCTCGACCACCTGCAGGCGGTCGCGTTCGTCCAGAAGCTGCATTGGACGCTCAAGGACGCCGCGCACGAGGACGGCAGCGTCGAAGTCGCGGTCTTTCCGCCGTTCACCGACATCCGCACCGTGCAGACGCTGCTGGACGCCGACAAGATCCCGTTCGCCCTGGGCGCGCAGGATCTGTCGACGAAGGATGCCGGTGCCTACACCGGCGAGGTGTCGGGGGCGTTCCTCGCCAAGCTCAGCGCGCGCTACGTGATCATCGGACACTCCGAGCGTCGCGAGTACCACCACGAGGGCGACGAGATCGTGGCCGAGAAGGTGCAGGCCGCGCTCCGGCACGGCCTCGTTCCGGTCATCTGCGTCGGCGAGACCGCTGCAGATCTCGAGGAGTTCGGCGCGGCGGCCGTGCCGGTCGGTCAGCTCGAGAAGGCGCTCGACGGCGTGCCGGCAGATGCCGACATCGTCGTCGCCTATGAGCCGGTGTGGGCCATCGGCTCGGGCCAGGCCGCCACGCCGCAGCAGGCGCAGGACGTGTGCGCCAAGCTGCGTGAGGTGATCGGGCAGAAGCTCGGCGCCGACGCCGCCGAGCGCACCCGCGTGCTCTACGGCGGGTCGGTCAAGTCCGGCAACATCGCGAGCTTCATGCGCGAGCCCGATGTCGACGGTGCGCTCGTGGGCGGGGCCAGCCTCCTCGTCGATGAGTTCGCCGCGATCATCCGCTACCAGAAGCACGTCGGCGTGTGA
- a CDS encoding phosphoglycerate kinase, giving the protein MALRTLDSLGELAGTRVIVRCDFNVPLQDGVITDDGRVRAALPTLKHLRDQGARVVACSHLGRPDGEPDAKYSLKPVADRLAELLDAPVAFATDTVGPSATEVVAGLRDGDIAVVENLRFNPGETAKDDAERRAFAEQLAELGDVLVSDGFGVVHRKQASVYDLAELVPSAAGFLIEKEVDVLDRLTENPERPYAVVLGGSKVSDKLGVIEHLLPRVDTILVGGGMMFTFLAAQGHKVGKSLLEEDQIDTVKGYIATAQERGIDIVVPVDAVMAAAFAADADHVVAPADALEDTAFGADGLGLDIGPATAELFADAVRTAKTVFWNGPMGVFEMPAFASGTKTVAQALTEVEGLSVVGGGDSAAAVRQLGFSDHAFGHISTGGGASLEFLEGKKLPGLEVLGWQQ; this is encoded by the coding sequence ATGGCTCTGCGCACCCTGGACTCACTGGGTGAGCTCGCCGGCACGCGGGTCATCGTCCGCTGCGACTTCAACGTTCCTCTCCAGGACGGAGTCATCACCGACGATGGCCGCGTGCGCGCGGCCCTGCCCACCCTGAAGCACCTGCGCGATCAGGGCGCCCGGGTCGTGGCGTGCTCGCACCTCGGCCGCCCGGACGGCGAGCCCGACGCGAAGTACAGCCTCAAGCCGGTAGCCGATCGCCTGGCCGAGCTGCTCGACGCGCCGGTCGCGTTCGCCACCGACACCGTCGGTCCGTCGGCGACCGAGGTCGTCGCCGGCCTGCGCGACGGTGACATCGCCGTCGTCGAGAACCTGCGGTTCAACCCGGGCGAGACGGCGAAGGACGACGCAGAGCGCCGTGCGTTCGCCGAGCAGCTCGCGGAGCTGGGCGATGTGCTCGTGTCGGACGGCTTCGGCGTCGTGCACCGCAAGCAGGCGTCGGTCTACGACCTCGCCGAGCTGGTGCCCTCGGCTGCCGGCTTCCTCATCGAGAAGGAGGTCGACGTCCTCGACCGCCTCACCGAGAACCCCGAGCGACCGTACGCGGTCGTCCTGGGCGGATCGAAGGTCAGCGACAAGCTGGGTGTCATCGAGCACCTGCTGCCGCGCGTGGACACAATCCTCGTCGGCGGCGGCATGATGTTCACCTTCCTCGCGGCGCAGGGCCACAAGGTCGGCAAGAGCCTCCTCGAAGAAGACCAGATCGACACGGTCAAGGGGTACATCGCTACCGCGCAGGAGCGCGGGATCGACATCGTCGTGCCGGTGGATGCCGTGATGGCAGCCGCCTTCGCCGCCGATGCCGATCACGTCGTGGCGCCCGCCGACGCACTCGAGGACACCGCCTTCGGCGCCGACGGCCTGGGCCTGGACATCGGGCCGGCAACCGCCGAGCTGTTCGCCGACGCGGTCCGCACCGCGAAGACGGTGTTCTGGAACGGCCCCATGGGCGTGTTCGAGATGCCCGCGTTCGCGAGCGGCACGAAGACGGTCGCGCAGGCGCTCACCGAGGTCGAGGGCCTGTCGGTCGTCGGCGGCGGCGACTCCGCGGCGGCCGTGCGCCAGCTCGGCTTCTCCGACCACGCCTTCGGGCACATCTCCACCGGTGGCGGTGCGAGCCTCGAGTTCCTCGAGGGTAAGAAACTCCCCGGACTGGAGGTCCTCGGATGGCAGCAGTGA
- the gap gene encoding type I glyceraldehyde-3-phosphate dehydrogenase: MSVKIGINGFGRIGRNYLRAALAQGADLDIVAVNDLTDNKTLAHLLKYDSILGRLDQEVSYTGDSITVGDKTIKVFEERDPANLPWGELGVDIVIESTGRFTKAVDAQKHIDGGAKKVLISAPASGEDATFVIGANEQDYDPANHNIISNASCTTNCLAPLAKVLNDEFGIVKGLMTTVHAYTADQNLQDGPHSDLRRARAAALNIVPTSTGAAKAIGLVLPELKGKLDGFALRVPVPTGSATDLTVELSREVTVDEVKAAYKAAAEGPLKGILKYTEDEIVSSDIVTDDHSCIFDAGLTRVIGNQVKVVGWYDNEWGYSNRLVDLTELVAEKL; encoded by the coding sequence GTGTCTGTCAAGATCGGCATCAACGGCTTCGGCCGCATCGGACGCAACTACCTTCGCGCGGCACTCGCGCAGGGCGCGGACCTCGACATCGTCGCGGTGAACGACCTCACCGACAACAAGACCCTCGCCCATCTGCTCAAGTACGACTCGATCCTGGGCCGGCTCGACCAGGAGGTCTCGTACACGGGCGACTCGATCACCGTGGGCGACAAGACCATCAAGGTCTTCGAAGAGCGCGACCCCGCGAACCTGCCCTGGGGCGAGCTCGGCGTCGACATCGTCATCGAGTCGACCGGCCGGTTCACCAAGGCCGTGGATGCCCAGAAGCACATCGACGGCGGTGCCAAGAAGGTACTCATCTCGGCCCCCGCCAGCGGCGAGGACGCGACGTTCGTCATCGGTGCGAACGAGCAGGATTACGATCCGGCGAACCACAACATCATCTCGAACGCGTCCTGCACCACCAACTGCCTCGCGCCGCTGGCCAAGGTGCTCAACGACGAGTTCGGCATCGTCAAGGGACTCATGACGACGGTGCACGCGTACACCGCCGACCAGAACCTGCAGGACGGCCCCCACAGCGACCTGCGCCGCGCCCGCGCCGCAGCCCTGAACATCGTCCCCACCTCGACCGGCGCTGCCAAGGCCATCGGCCTCGTGCTGCCCGAGCTCAAGGGCAAGCTCGACGGCTTCGCGCTGCGCGTGCCCGTTCCCACCGGCTCGGCCACCGACCTGACCGTCGAGCTCTCGCGCGAGGTCACCGTCGACGAGGTCAAGGCGGCCTACAAGGCGGCCGCCGAGGGTCCCCTCAAGGGCATCCTGAAGTACACCGAGGACGAGATCGTCTCGAGCGACATCGTCACCGACGACCACTCGTGCATCTTCGACGCCGGCCTGACCCGTGTCATCGGCAACCAGGTCAAGGTCGTCGGCTGGTACGACAACGAGTGGGGCTACTCGAACCGCCTCGTCGACCTCACCGAGCTGGTCGCCGAGAAGCTCTGA
- a CDS encoding superoxide dismutase, producing the protein MAKYTLPDLPYDYAALEPHISGKIMQLHHDKHHQAYVTGANTALEQLAEARESGNLANVNKLEKDLAFNLGGHVNHSIFWTNLSPEGGGEPEGELRAAIDEFFGGFDKFQAHFTAAATGIQGSGWAVLSWDVLGQQLIIQQLFDQQSNTAQGTVPVFQLDMWEHAFYLDYLNVKADYVKAVWNIANWQNVAERLATARDKTAGLLA; encoded by the coding sequence ATGGCGAAGTACACACTGCCCGACCTCCCATACGACTACGCAGCGCTCGAGCCGCACATCAGCGGCAAGATCATGCAGCTGCACCACGACAAGCACCACCAGGCCTACGTGACCGGCGCGAACACCGCGCTCGAGCAGCTGGCCGAGGCCCGCGAGTCGGGGAACCTGGCGAACGTCAACAAGCTCGAGAAGGATCTCGCGTTCAACCTGGGCGGCCACGTCAACCACTCGATCTTCTGGACCAACCTGTCGCCCGAAGGCGGCGGCGAGCCCGAGGGCGAGCTGCGTGCGGCCATCGACGAGTTCTTCGGCGGCTTCGACAAGTTCCAGGCGCACTTCACTGCTGCCGCCACCGGCATCCAGGGCTCCGGCTGGGCCGTGCTCAGCTGGGACGTGCTCGGCCAGCAGCTGATCATCCAGCAGCTGTTCGACCAGCAGTCCAACACCGCGCAGGGAACCGTGCCGGTCTTCCAGCTCGACATGTGGGAGCACGCCTTCTACCTCGATTACCTGAACGTCAAGGCCGACTACGTGAAGGCCGTCTGGAACATCGCGAACTGGCAGAACGTCGCAGAGCGACTTGCCACGGCCCGTGACAAGACGGCGGGCCTGCTCGCGTAG
- the whiA gene encoding DNA-binding protein WhiA yields the protein MPLTADVKMELAAVRDPRPTARVAELTALLRFSGGLHAIAGRVAVEAELESEILARRVARDLVELYGVRPELHRVQGSGGRAGGHFAVRVIEGGETLARQTGLLDQRRRPVRGLPNKLTTGARPDLAAVWRGCFLASGSLSEPGRSSALEITCPSGEAAMALVGAGHRIGIAAKAREVRGVPRVVVRDGEAIRVALAEMGAARTAASWEELRQRREVRAGVNRLVNFDDANLRRSAQAAVAACARVERALEILGDEVPDHLREAGTLRLAHRDASLDELGHHADPPLTKDAVAGRIRRLLAMADKKAATDGVPDTESAVPAGLED from the coding sequence GTGCCGTTGACCGCTGACGTGAAGATGGAGCTGGCCGCTGTCCGCGACCCTCGTCCCACGGCCCGGGTGGCAGAGCTGACCGCCCTGCTGCGCTTCTCCGGCGGACTGCACGCCATCGCCGGCCGCGTGGCCGTCGAAGCCGAGCTTGAGAGCGAGATCCTCGCCCGGCGCGTGGCCCGCGACCTCGTCGAGCTGTACGGCGTGCGCCCCGAACTGCACCGGGTGCAGGGCTCCGGCGGACGTGCCGGCGGCCACTTCGCCGTCCGCGTGATCGAGGGTGGCGAGACGCTCGCCCGGCAGACCGGTCTGCTCGATCAGCGCCGCCGTCCGGTGCGGGGACTGCCCAACAAGCTCACGACCGGCGCTCGCCCCGACCTTGCCGCCGTGTGGCGCGGCTGCTTCCTGGCATCCGGATCCCTCTCCGAGCCCGGTCGCTCCTCGGCTCTGGAGATCACCTGCCCGTCGGGCGAGGCCGCCATGGCCCTCGTGGGTGCGGGTCACCGCATCGGCATCGCCGCGAAGGCCCGCGAAGTCCGCGGCGTCCCGCGTGTCGTGGTCCGCGACGGCGAGGCGATCCGCGTCGCGCTGGCAGAGATGGGCGCTGCGCGCACGGCCGCGTCCTGGGAAGAGCTGCGCCAGCGCCGCGAAGTGCGCGCGGGCGTGAATCGACTCGTCAACTTCGACGATGCCAACCTGCGCCGCTCCGCCCAGGCGGCAGTGGCCGCATGCGCCCGCGTCGAGCGTGCCCTCGAGATCCTCGGCGACGAGGTGCCCGACCACCTCCGCGAGGCCGGCACCCTGCGCCTGGCGCATCGCGACGCCAGCCTCGACGAGCTCGGCCACCACGCCGACCCGCCGCTGACCAAGGACGCCGTCGCCGGACGCATCCGGCGCCTCCTCGCCATGGCCGACAAGAAGGCCGCCACCGACGGTGTTCCCGACACTGAATCGGCCGTGCCCGCCGGCCTCGAAGACTGA
- the rapZ gene encoding RNase adapter RapZ: MADEQPAGEVLIVTGMSGAGRTTAANALEDLGWYVVDNLPPQMLKPLLEVTGFAADALPKIAAVVDVRGRGLLGELPEVTRALRDGRPVRVMFLDASDDVLVRRFESVRRPHPLQGDDTIVDGIRRERAQLASIRESADIIVDTSHNNVHQLATRVVDLFREDGEARHTVTVMSFGFKYGLPPDVDLVADMRFLPNPFWEPELKAHTGEDEEVRDYVLRQTGATEFIDAYATALRPVLEGYQRENKRHSVVAIGCTGGKHRSVVTAIELAERLRSVPGVAVRVKHRDLGRE, encoded by the coding sequence GTGGCGGACGAGCAGCCGGCAGGCGAGGTCCTGATCGTCACCGGCATGTCGGGCGCCGGTCGCACCACCGCAGCCAACGCACTCGAGGACCTGGGCTGGTACGTCGTCGACAACCTGCCGCCGCAGATGCTGAAGCCCCTGCTCGAGGTCACCGGCTTCGCCGCCGACGCGCTTCCGAAGATCGCCGCCGTCGTCGACGTGCGCGGGCGGGGCCTGCTGGGCGAGCTGCCCGAGGTGACGCGCGCGCTGCGCGACGGGCGCCCCGTGCGCGTGATGTTCCTCGACGCATCCGACGACGTCCTGGTCCGACGCTTCGAGTCGGTGCGGCGCCCACACCCGCTCCAGGGCGACGACACCATCGTCGATGGGATCCGCCGCGAACGCGCCCAACTGGCATCCATCCGCGAATCCGCCGACATCATCGTCGACACCTCCCACAACAATGTGCACCAGCTCGCCACGCGCGTCGTGGACCTGTTCCGCGAGGACGGCGAAGCCCGTCACACCGTCACCGTCATGAGCTTCGGGTTCAAATACGGACTGCCACCCGACGTCGACCTCGTCGCCGACATGCGGTTCTTGCCCAACCCGTTCTGGGAGCCCGAGCTGAAGGCGCACACGGGCGAGGACGAGGAGGTCCGCGACTACGTCCTGCGTCAGACCGGGGCGACGGAGTTCATCGATGCCTACGCCACTGCGCTGCGCCCGGTGCTCGAGGGCTACCAGCGCGAGAACAAGCGGCACTCGGTCGTGGCGATCGGCTGCACCGGCGGCAAGCACCGGTCGGTCGTGACGGCGATCGAGCTCGCCGAGCGACTCAGATCGGTGCCGGGGGTGGCCGTCCGCGTGAAACACCGCGACCTCGGTCGCGAGTAG
- the uvrC gene encoding excinuclease ABC subunit UvrC codes for MAAQLPYKPRPGEIPTEPGVYRFRDADGRVLYVGKAKNLRSRLSNYFAPLHTLHERTRRMVTTASSVEWTVVDTDVDSLQLEYMWIQEFSPPFNVRYKDDKSYPYMAVTLADEAPRVIVTRNRKIRGAKYFGPYPKVWAVHDTIDLMIKVFPIRTCSDASYKKAMATGRPCFPGQIGRCGGPCSMKVTVEEHRAIVDDFVAFMSGGDQRFTRALTARMKESAAAMDYESAAVYRDKLQSIDAVLTRSALVLAPDTDADLFGVAEDELSAAVQHFVVRGGRIRGVRATTIDKELDISSADLIDQVLQRTYGDAPASDIPRQVLVPSMPDDATELEEWLRERRGRQVSVQVAQRGRKAELMQTATRNAQQALMLHKTRRTSDYVARSQALTDLQEALDLDEAPLRIECYDVSHLSGTNVVASMVVFEDGLPRKDQYRSFGVTDTTDDTDSLHQVLMRRLAYLDRPEEQEMDAVVSADPLADGDVVTTRRKPRFAYRPQLLVVDGGQPQVEAAARALRDAGHTEIALCGIAKRLEEVWLPGEEYPVILPRTSEALYLLQRLRDEAHRFAITHQRKRRKRDISSVLSEVPGLGPTRIKALLKHFGSVTKLTQASPAQITELPGIGPKLAETIHQHLRSR; via the coding sequence ATGGCCGCGCAGCTGCCCTACAAGCCCCGACCGGGCGAGATCCCGACCGAGCCCGGCGTCTACCGGTTCCGCGACGCCGACGGCCGGGTGCTCTACGTCGGCAAGGCGAAGAACCTCCGTTCCCGGCTGTCGAACTACTTCGCGCCGCTGCACACACTGCACGAGCGCACCCGGCGCATGGTCACCACGGCCTCATCGGTCGAGTGGACCGTCGTCGACACCGACGTGGACTCGCTGCAGCTCGAGTACATGTGGATCCAGGAGTTCTCGCCACCGTTCAACGTCCGCTACAAGGACGACAAGTCCTACCCGTACATGGCGGTGACGCTCGCCGACGAGGCCCCGCGCGTCATCGTGACCCGCAACCGGAAGATCCGCGGGGCGAAGTACTTCGGCCCGTACCCCAAGGTGTGGGCGGTGCACGACACGATCGACCTGATGATCAAGGTCTTCCCGATCCGCACGTGCAGCGATGCGTCTTACAAGAAGGCGATGGCGACCGGCCGGCCCTGCTTCCCCGGGCAGATCGGACGCTGCGGCGGGCCCTGCTCGATGAAGGTCACCGTCGAGGAGCACCGCGCGATCGTGGACGACTTCGTGGCGTTCATGTCGGGCGGCGACCAGCGCTTCACCCGCGCGCTCACCGCGCGCATGAAGGAGTCCGCGGCCGCGATGGACTACGAGTCCGCCGCCGTCTACCGGGACAAGCTGCAGTCCATCGACGCCGTCCTGACCCGCAGCGCTCTCGTCCTGGCACCCGACACCGACGCCGACCTGTTCGGTGTCGCCGAGGACGAGCTGTCCGCCGCGGTCCAGCACTTCGTCGTCCGCGGCGGCCGCATCCGCGGTGTCCGGGCGACCACGATCGACAAGGAACTCGACATCTCGAGTGCCGACCTCATCGACCAGGTGCTGCAGCGTACGTACGGCGACGCCCCGGCATCCGACATCCCTCGCCAGGTGCTCGTCCCTTCGATGCCCGACGACGCCACAGAGCTCGAGGAGTGGCTGCGCGAGCGCCGTGGCCGGCAGGTCAGCGTCCAGGTCGCCCAGCGCGGCCGCAAGGCCGAACTCATGCAGACCGCCACCCGTAACGCGCAGCAGGCCCTCATGCTGCACAAGACCCGTCGGACCAGCGACTACGTCGCCCGCTCGCAGGCCCTCACCGATCTGCAGGAGGCACTCGACCTCGACGAGGCGCCGCTGCGCATCGAGTGCTACGACGTGTCGCACCTGTCCGGCACGAACGTCGTCGCCTCGATGGTCGTGTTCGAAGACGGCCTGCCGCGCAAGGACCAGTACCGGTCGTTCGGGGTCACCGACACCACGGATGACACCGATTCGCTCCATCAGGTGCTGATGCGCCGGCTCGCATACCTCGATCGCCCCGAGGAGCAGGAGATGGATGCCGTGGTCTCGGCCGACCCCCTCGCCGACGGCGACGTGGTGACCACGCGCCGCAAGCCGCGCTTCGCGTATCGCCCGCAGCTGCTGGTCGTCGACGGCGGGCAGCCGCAGGTCGAGGCCGCCGCCCGTGCGCTGCGCGACGCCGGCCACACCGAGATCGCCCTGTGCGGCATCGCGAAGCGCCTCGAGGAGGTGTGGCTGCCGGGGGAGGAGTACCCGGTGATCCTGCCGCGCACCTCGGAGGCCCTATACCTGCTGCAGCGACTTCGCGATGAGGCGCACCGGTTCGCGATCACCCACCAGCGCAAGCGCCGGAAGCGCGACATCAGTTCGGTGCTCAGCGAAGTCCCGGGCCTCGGGCCCACCCGCATCAAGGCGCTGCTCAAACACTTCGGCTCGGTCACGAAACTCACCCAGGCCAGCCCCGCGCAGATCACCGAACTGCCCGGAATCGGACCGAAGCTGGCAGAGACGATCCATCAGCACCTGCGCAGTCGCTAG
- the uvrA gene encoding excinuclease ABC subunit UvrA → MPIVPVVTPSKLSVRGARVHNLKDVDLDIPRDALVVFTGLSGSGKSSLAFDTIFAEGQRRYVESLSSYARQFLGQVERPDVDFIEGLSPAVSIDQKSTNRNPRSTVGTITEIHDYMRLLWARIGIPHCPECGEQIQRQTVQQIADQLMEMPERTRYQIVAPVVSQKKGEFVDLFKELSAKGYARAVVDGDLVQLAEPPTLKKSYKHDIAVVVDRLVAAPDILSRVTDSVETALSLAGGIMQVNYVDEEGDAAWQSFSEKLACPNGHPLQLTEIEPRTFSFNAPFGACPACSGLGTRMSVDVDLMLGDEELSINEGVVIPWTTQGKGLFQYYERLLVGLADDLDFSLDTAWKDLPSRVQDAVLRGENFKVTVKWRNRYGREMRYTSGFEGVIPYIERQYAGAESDTQRQRWGEYLREVPCPVCNGARLKPEVLAVQVHGHSIAEASQLSLGDAQQYFANLQLTDREAQIAAAVLREIRARLDFLIQVGLSYLSLSRSAGSLSGGEAQRIRLATQIGSGLTGVLYVLDEPSIGLHQRDNRRLIETLVRLKELGNTLIVVEHDEETIHAADWVVDIGPRAGVHGGEVVHSGPLAPMLDDDDSITGAYLSGRRAIPTPARRRKIDKKRMVTVVGARENNLKSVTADFPLGVLTAVTGVSGSGKSSLVNGILYEVLATRLNGARRVAGKHTRVTGLENLDKVVHVDQAPIGRTPRSNPATYTGVFDRIRTLFSETPEAKARGYQPGRFSFNVKGGRCEACSGDGTIKIEMNFLPDVYVDCEVCHGQRYNRDTLAVHYKGKNIAEVLDMPISEAADFFEPIQAIHRYMKTLVDVGLGYVRLGQSATTLSGGEAQRVKLATELQRRSNGRSIYVLDEPTTGLHFEDVSHLLEVLNGLVDKGNTVIVIEHNLDVIKSADWVIDLGPEGGAGGGEIVATGTPEQVATVPGSHTGAFLGEILGTASARKAG, encoded by the coding sequence GTGCCCATTGTCCCCGTCGTCACCCCCTCGAAACTCAGCGTCCGCGGAGCTCGCGTCCACAATCTCAAGGACGTCGACCTCGACATTCCGCGAGACGCTCTCGTCGTGTTCACCGGGCTGTCCGGATCGGGCAAGTCGAGCCTCGCCTTCGACACGATCTTCGCCGAAGGGCAGCGCCGCTACGTCGAGTCGCTGAGCTCCTACGCGCGGCAGTTCCTCGGTCAGGTCGAACGTCCCGACGTCGACTTCATCGAGGGTCTGAGCCCCGCGGTGTCGATCGACCAGAAGTCCACGAACCGCAACCCTCGCTCGACCGTCGGCACCATCACCGAGATCCACGACTACATGCGCCTGCTGTGGGCGCGCATCGGCATCCCGCACTGCCCCGAGTGCGGTGAGCAGATCCAGCGCCAGACGGTGCAGCAGATCGCCGACCAGCTCATGGAGATGCCCGAGCGCACGCGCTACCAGATCGTGGCGCCCGTCGTCTCGCAGAAGAAGGGCGAGTTCGTCGACCTCTTCAAGGAGCTCAGCGCCAAGGGCTACGCCCGCGCCGTCGTCGATGGCGACCTCGTCCAGCTGGCCGAGCCGCCCACCCTCAAGAAGAGCTACAAGCACGACATCGCCGTCGTCGTCGACCGCCTGGTCGCCGCTCCCGACATCCTCAGCCGCGTCACGGACTCCGTCGAGACGGCGCTGAGCCTGGCCGGTGGCATCATGCAGGTCAACTATGTCGACGAAGAGGGGGATGCCGCGTGGCAGAGCTTCAGTGAGAAGCTCGCCTGTCCCAACGGCCACCCGCTCCAGCTCACCGAGATCGAGCCGCGCACGTTCTCGTTCAACGCCCCGTTCGGCGCCTGCCCGGCCTGCTCGGGGCTCGGCACGCGCATGTCGGTCGACGTCGACCTCATGCTCGGCGATGAGGAGCTCTCGATCAACGAGGGCGTCGTCATCCCGTGGACGACACAGGGCAAGGGCCTGTTCCAGTACTACGAGCGGCTGCTCGTCGGCCTCGCCGACGACCTGGACTTCTCGCTCGACACCGCCTGGAAGGACCTTCCGTCCCGCGTGCAGGACGCGGTGCTCCGCGGTGAGAACTTCAAGGTCACCGTCAAGTGGCGCAACCGCTACGGCCGCGAGATGCGCTACACCTCCGGCTTCGAGGGTGTCATCCCGTACATCGAGCGGCAGTACGCGGGCGCCGAGTCCGACACGCAGCGCCAGCGCTGGGGCGAATACCTCCGCGAGGTGCCGTGCCCGGTGTGCAACGGCGCCCGCCTCAAGCCCGAAGTCCTCGCCGTCCAGGTCCACGGGCACTCGATCGCCGAGGCCTCGCAGCTGAGCCTGGGCGACGCGCAGCAGTACTTCGCGAACCTGCAGCTCACCGACCGCGAGGCTCAGATCGCCGCGGCCGTGCTGCGCGAGATCCGCGCGCGCCTCGACTTCCTCATTCAGGTCGGCCTGAGCTACCTGAGCCTCAGCCGCTCCGCCGGGTCGCTCTCGGGCGGCGAAGCCCAGCGCATCCGCCTGGCAACGCAGATCGGGTCGGGCCTCACCGGCGTGCTCTATGTCCTCGACGAACCGTCGATCGGCCTGCACCAGCGCGACAACCGGCGTCTCATCGAGACCCTCGTCCGGCTGAAGGAACTCGGCAACACCCTCATCGTCGTCGAGCACGACGAAGAGACCATCCACGCCGCTGACTGGGTCGTCGACATCGGACCGCGCGCGGGCGTCCATGGGGGAGAGGTCGTCCACTCCGGCCCGCTCGCGCCGATGCTCGACGACGACGACTCCATCACCGGTGCCTACCTCAGCGGACGCCGCGCGATCCCGACCCCCGCCCGCCGTCGAAAGATCGACAAGAAGCGCATGGTCACCGTCGTCGGCGCCCGCGAGAACAACCTCAAGAGCGTCACGGCCGACTTCCCGCTCGGCGTGCTGACGGCCGTCACCGGGGTCAGCGGGTCGGGCAAGTCCTCACTGGTCAACGGCATCCTGTACGAAGTCCTCGCCACCCGTCTCAACGGCGCCCGTCGCGTCGCCGGCAAGCACACCCGCGTCACGGGCCTCGAGAACCTCGACAAGGTCGTGCACGTCGACCAGGCGCCCATCGGGCGCACCCCCCGCTCGAATCCGGCGACCTACACCGGCGTGTTCGACCGCATCCGGACACTCTTCAGTGAGACCCCAGAGGCGAAGGCCCGCGGCTACCAGCCGGGACGCTTCAGCTTCAACGTCAAGGGCGGGCGCTGCGAGGCGTGCTCGGGCGACGGCACGATCAAGATCGAGATGAACTTCCTGCCCGACGTGTACGTCGACTGCGAGGTCTGCCACGGCCAGCGGTACAACCGTGACACCCTCGCCGTGCACTACAAGGGCAAGAACATCGCCGAAGTGCTCGACATGCCCATCAGCGAGGCCGCCGACTTCTTCGAGCCGATCCAGGCGATCCACCGCTACATGAAGACGCTCGTCGACGTCGGCCTCGGCTACGTCCGGCTCGGCCAGTCGGCTACGACCCTGTCGGGCGGCGAGGCGCAGCGCGTCAAGCTCGCCACCGAACTGCAGCGTCGCTCCAACGGCCGCAGCATCTACGTGCTCGACGAGCCGACCACCGGTCTGCATTTCGAAGACGTGTCGCACCTGCTCGAGGTCCTGAACGGCCTCGTCGACAAGGGCAACACCGTCATCGTCATCGAGCACAACCTCGACGTCATCAAGTCGGCGGACTGGGTCATCGACCTCGGACCCGAAGGCGGCGCCGGCGGCGGCGAGATCGTCGCGACCGGAACCCCCGAGCAGGTGGCCACGGTCCCCGGCAGCCACACCGGGGCCTTCCTCGGCGAGATCCTGGGGACGGCGTCCGCGCGCAAGGCCGGCTGA